One Nostoc sp. UHCC 0302 DNA window includes the following coding sequences:
- a CDS encoding class II aldolase/adducin family protein, giving the protein MPKFDRPQPPVFERVEEERLHRKQRLAAAFRLFGRFGFNEGIAGHITARDPEFTDHFWVNPLGTYFGHIRVSDLILVNKEGEVVKGDALVNRAAFAIHSQIHEARPDVVAAAHAHSIYGKAWSSLGLPLDPLTQDSCAFYEDHALFDDYTGVVLDTSEGQRLAETLGPKKALILRNHGILTVGHTVDEAAFWYITLERSCQAQLLAEAAGRPKSIQHETARLTQTQVGSPISGWFSFQPLYDRIVREEPDLLD; this is encoded by the coding sequence ATGCCCAAATTCGATAGACCGCAACCTCCCGTATTCGAGCGAGTTGAGGAAGAACGCCTGCACCGCAAACAACGTCTAGCCGCAGCCTTTCGCCTGTTTGGTCGATTTGGCTTCAATGAAGGAATCGCTGGTCATATTACAGCTCGTGACCCGGAATTCACAGACCATTTTTGGGTGAATCCATTAGGAACTTACTTCGGTCACATCCGAGTTTCTGACCTGATTTTAGTGAATAAAGAAGGCGAAGTGGTAAAAGGGGATGCTCTGGTGAATCGAGCTGCCTTTGCGATCCATTCCCAGATTCATGAAGCTAGACCTGATGTAGTAGCAGCTGCACACGCTCACTCTATTTATGGTAAAGCTTGGTCTAGCTTGGGTCTCCCGCTTGACCCACTCACTCAAGATTCTTGTGCTTTTTACGAAGACCATGCGTTGTTTGATGATTACACAGGTGTCGTTTTAGATACCTCTGAAGGTCAGCGACTGGCTGAAACTTTAGGCCCAAAGAAAGCACTCATTTTGCGTAACCACGGCATTTTGACTGTAGGACATACGGTTGATGAAGCTGCCTTTTGGTACATTACCTTAGAGCGATCGTGTCAAGCGCAACTTTTAGCAGAAGCTGCGGGTAGACCCAAATCAATCCAACACGAAACCGCGCGGTTAACACAAACTCAAGTGGGTTCGCCTATAAGTGGGTGGTTTAGCTTCCAGCCACTTTACGATCGCATTGTCCGCGAAGAACCCGATTTACTTGATTAA
- a CDS encoding SDR family oxidoreductase: MDLQLKGKVALVTAASKGLGKATARQFAREGAKVAICARSELIEKAAAEIETETGAEVLALRADVTRQEDIERIINATVEKFGGLDILVTNAGGPPAGTFNDTDLATWETSFNLTLLSAVRLIKYAQPHLQKSSAAAILTITSTTTKQPAQNMVLSNSIRLAVIGLTKTLSQELGSEQIRVNSILPGWTYTERVDEIITARIAKTGNTKEAEIASVNAAVPLGRMGTPEEFANVAVFLCSPAASFVNGVMLQVDGGITQGTF, translated from the coding sequence ATGGATTTGCAACTCAAGGGTAAAGTAGCCTTAGTGACAGCTGCTAGCAAAGGTCTGGGCAAAGCTACAGCACGGCAATTTGCCCGTGAGGGTGCAAAAGTTGCCATTTGCGCCCGTAGTGAATTAATTGAGAAAGCTGCGGCGGAGATTGAAACCGAAACAGGTGCAGAAGTCTTAGCTTTGCGTGCAGATGTGACTCGCCAAGAAGACATTGAGCGGATAATTAATGCCACAGTAGAGAAATTCGGCGGCTTGGATATCTTAGTAACCAATGCTGGGGGGCCGCCTGCTGGCACTTTTAATGATACCGATTTGGCAACTTGGGAAACATCATTTAATTTAACTTTGCTAAGTGCGGTTCGCTTGATTAAGTACGCCCAGCCTCATTTACAAAAATCTTCAGCAGCAGCAATTCTAACTATCACCTCAACCACAACCAAACAACCAGCCCAGAATATGGTTTTGTCTAATTCCATTCGCCTAGCGGTAATTGGTTTAACTAAAACTCTCAGTCAAGAACTGGGTAGCGAGCAAATTCGTGTCAACAGTATCTTACCCGGCTGGACATACACAGAACGGGTGGATGAAATAATCACCGCCCGGATTGCTAAAACTGGTAACACCAAAGAAGCCGAAATCGCTAGCGTGAATGCCGCTGTTCCTTTAGGTCGAATGGGTACACCAGAAGAGTTTGCCAATGTCGCGGTCTTTCTCTGTTCACCTGCTGCATCATTTGTAAATGGAGTCATGCTGCAAGTGGATGGAGGAATTACCCAAGGAACATTTTGA
- a CDS encoding dynamin family protein, with product MKLPSNSSYINYRQVIFNLTTTLKRLQYLSQKLNFTDLVELSSDVLNRIESNSFSIAVVGAFNRGKSTFINALLGQEILPSDILATTATLSHITYRATPGAKICFKDGREQQIELDQLSDYITKLTSISEDTAKQIKEAVVYYPVPYCQNNVKIIDTPGLDDHADMTAITYEVISKCDLVIMVISAISPFSITEGDFLINELLSKGVSRVLLVVNQIDALSNLEEVNQIINLIKNRVESSILEWAKLQLDPQESLRKIGKIQILGISALQALQAKSTKNIPLLAQSCFVNFEYALKTLLNQERGLIQLPIFTNRVINCATEILKSIANQETELEQSQVKLKQLSQKINEQIYTLRYKKNENITSVSHTFLTLKQQKNTLCYQIKNKIKQAAINEIESNNINASEQSNFASQIFKVIQNIINDFAREIQTKTRQALSIALVNIRDFAKLFYQGILQIKKEVVDLGMDTTIFNKIMNIVPSIYQNCEQVSQENVGALPPLFPSSSDIFVFEEKTSGVIGTGAGAALGFFVGGPLGAAIGAAVGAGVSNSVNTNKFKEKYQSQVIAVIENQLHSTKIDQIVDDYIYHACSQIEKLQASFSREINLLLDESQNLLAEFYGNQEFKLVVKYQEIRQMQVEIQQIISYAQNISEQLN from the coding sequence ATGAAATTACCATCTAATTCATCCTATATCAATTATAGACAAGTAATATTTAACCTGACAACTACTCTCAAAAGATTACAATATTTATCTCAAAAACTAAATTTTACAGATTTAGTTGAATTGAGTAGTGATGTACTAAACCGCATTGAAAGTAATTCTTTCTCAATTGCTGTTGTGGGAGCGTTTAATCGCGGTAAAAGTACCTTTATTAACGCTTTGCTTGGGCAAGAAATATTGCCTTCTGATATTTTGGCTACCACAGCCACTCTCAGCCACATCACTTATAGGGCAACACCAGGAGCTAAAATTTGTTTTAAAGACGGTCGTGAGCAACAAATTGAACTTGATCAATTGAGTGACTATATCACTAAGCTGACTTCAATATCAGAAGATACAGCTAAACAAATTAAAGAAGCTGTGGTTTATTACCCAGTACCTTATTGTCAGAATAATGTCAAAATTATTGACACACCTGGCTTAGATGATCATGCAGATATGACTGCTATCACTTATGAAGTGATCAGTAAATGCGATCTAGTCATTATGGTAATTTCTGCTATCTCACCTTTTAGCATTACTGAAGGAGATTTTTTGATAAATGAATTACTCTCAAAAGGTGTTAGCCGTGTTCTCTTGGTAGTCAACCAAATTGATGCTTTAAGTAACCTGGAAGAAGTAAATCAAATAATCAACTTAATTAAGAATCGTGTTGAAAGCTCCATTCTAGAATGGGCTAAATTACAGCTTGATCCACAAGAATCTCTGAGAAAGATTGGCAAAATTCAAATTTTGGGAATTTCTGCATTACAAGCTTTACAAGCTAAATCAACTAAAAATATTCCATTACTAGCTCAAAGTTGTTTTGTTAATTTTGAATATGCTCTTAAAACACTGCTCAATCAAGAGCGGGGATTAATTCAGCTACCAATATTTACTAATCGAGTAATTAACTGTGCTACGGAAATTCTCAAATCTATTGCCAATCAAGAAACTGAACTAGAACAGTCACAAGTAAAGTTGAAGCAACTTAGCCAAAAGATCAATGAACAAATTTATACACTACGTTATAAAAAAAATGAAAATATTACATCAGTTAGTCACACTTTTTTAACTCTTAAACAGCAAAAAAATACGTTATGTTACCAAATAAAAAATAAAATTAAGCAAGCAGCCATAAACGAGATTGAATCAAATAATATAAATGCTTCCGAGCAGAGCAATTTTGCTAGTCAAATCTTTAAAGTTATACAAAATATAATCAACGATTTTGCAAGAGAAATCCAGACAAAAACGCGGCAAGCATTGAGTATAGCATTAGTGAATATCAGGGATTTTGCTAAATTATTTTACCAAGGTATCCTGCAAATCAAGAAAGAAGTTGTTGATTTAGGAATGGATACAACAATTTTTAATAAAATAATGAATATTGTACCTTCAATTTATCAAAATTGTGAGCAAGTGAGCCAAGAAAACGTTGGTGCTTTGCCTCCATTATTTCCTAGTAGTTCAGATATATTTGTATTTGAAGAAAAAACAAGTGGTGTTATTGGAACTGGCGCTGGTGCTGCACTTGGTTTTTTTGTAGGAGGCCCTTTAGGTGCTGCTATAGGTGCAGCTGTAGGTGCAGGAGTGAGTAATAGTGTGAATACCAATAAGTTCAAAGAAAAATATCAGTCACAAGTGATAGCAGTAATTGAAAATCAACTTCATTCAACGAAGATTGATCAAATTGTTGATGACTATATTTATCATGCTTGTTCTCAAATAGAAAAACTCCAGGCTTCATTCTCTAGAGAAATTAATTTATTGTTAGACGAATCTCAAAATTTGTTAGCAGAATTTTACGGAAATCAAGAATTTAAGCTTGTAGTTAAATATCAAGAAATTAGACAAATGCAGGTAGAAATTCAACAAATTATTAGCTATGCACAAAACATTTCTGAACAACTTAACTAA
- a CDS encoding aminoglycoside phosphotransferase family protein: MLLQLAIRAASEVAEEQRLSFDRAIALRHRSNTIVHLYPTSVVARVATTTSAVRQGEAWLAREVAVARHLVDVGAPAIAPSPEIEPGPHQHLGLVLSFWEFVEELDEPIDPYAAGRALRICHEALENFQGDLPRLGGIEEAEQILSRLSAEAALPTSDIDMLYQVSQRSQRELSQLPMQPLHGDAHLRNVLNTKRGLLWGDWEDTFMGPIGWDLACLLASSRIFGTDIDKATAAFNGYNPSIKDEHLDLCIEARAFCVLVWAIIINQQQPLPERDEGIQTRLSWFGDRIIRNS, from the coding sequence ATGCTCTTGCAACTTGCCATCCGTGCTGCTAGCGAGGTTGCAGAAGAGCAGAGACTTTCGTTTGATCGGGCGATCGCTTTGCGCCACCGGAGCAATACAATTGTGCATTTATATCCAACTTCTGTGGTTGCACGTGTGGCGACGACAACGAGTGCTGTTCGTCAAGGTGAGGCATGGCTAGCCCGTGAAGTCGCAGTGGCGCGTCATTTGGTAGATGTCGGCGCACCAGCGATCGCTCCCAGCCCAGAGATTGAGCCTGGCCCTCATCAGCACCTTGGTCTGGTGTTGAGCTTCTGGGAATTTGTTGAAGAATTGGACGAACCGATAGACCCGTATGCAGCAGGTCGGGCGTTGCGGATTTGCCATGAGGCATTGGAAAATTTTCAGGGAGATTTGCCGAGACTTGGTGGTATTGAAGAAGCTGAGCAGATTCTTTCCCGTTTAAGTGCTGAGGCGGCACTTCCCACTAGTGACATTGATATGCTGTATCAAGTCAGCCAGCGATCGCAACGCGAACTATCTCAGTTACCCATGCAACCATTGCACGGCGACGCGCATTTACGCAACGTACTCAATACCAAGCGCGGATTGCTGTGGGGTGATTGGGAAGATACTTTTATGGGGCCTATCGGTTGGGACTTAGCTTGCCTCCTTGCGTCCTCGCGCATATTTGGGACAGATATCGATAAAGCCACAGCAGCATTTAACGGCTATAACCCATCTATTAAAGATGAGCATTTAGATTTGTGCATTGAGGCTCGTGCTTTTTGTGTTTTAGTCTGGGCAATCATTATCAACCAACAGCAACCACTCCCTGAAAGAGATGAAGGCATTCAAACACGTCTTAGCTGGTTTGGCGATCGCATAATTCGTAATTCGTAA
- a CDS encoding sulfonate ABC transporter substrate-binding protein codes for MLFAACSSPSTVNSPNTSATSVSNSAPSKANVLRFGYQKSNILLKTKGILEKRLSPEGVSVQWIEFPAGPQLLEAMNVGSIDVGHVGESPPIFAQAAGASLTYIAGIASSPAGSAILVPQNSQIQKLADLKGKKIAFQKGSSAHLLLVQALEKGGVKYSEIQPIYLPPADARAAFVKGSIDAWVIWDPFYAAAQEATKARVLIDGTGINKQGGYYLATRKFATENPQTVKAMLEEIQKLEEWSKQHREEVAQTLSPVLGIDIETMRKATNRRTFGIVPIDENLIGLQQQVADTYYQLKLIPKQVNVRDAVLTKEQYAAFSPKI; via the coding sequence TTGCTATTTGCTGCCTGTTCATCACCATCAACTGTTAATTCTCCTAATACCAGTGCTACATCTGTTAGCAATTCCGCTCCTAGCAAAGCAAATGTATTACGATTTGGCTATCAAAAATCGAATATTTTATTGAAAACCAAAGGTATATTAGAAAAGCGGTTATCGCCAGAAGGTGTATCTGTGCAATGGATTGAATTCCCCGCAGGGCCTCAACTACTAGAAGCGATGAACGTGGGTAGTATTGATGTTGGACACGTAGGAGAATCACCACCAATATTTGCCCAAGCAGCAGGAGCATCGTTAACTTACATTGCTGGTATTGCGTCTAGTCCTGCTGGTTCGGCGATTCTCGTTCCTCAGAATTCGCAAATTCAAAAACTGGCTGACCTCAAAGGGAAAAAAATTGCTTTTCAAAAAGGTTCTAGCGCTCATTTATTATTAGTTCAAGCTCTAGAAAAAGGGGGAGTCAAATACAGTGAGATTCAACCTATATATTTACCACCTGCTGATGCCCGTGCGGCATTTGTTAAAGGTAGTATAGATGCTTGGGTAATTTGGGATCCTTTCTATGCAGCAGCCCAAGAGGCAACTAAAGCGAGAGTTCTCATCGATGGTACTGGCATTAATAAACAGGGCGGGTATTACTTGGCAACCCGTAAGTTTGCCACTGAAAATCCCCAAACTGTCAAAGCAATGTTAGAAGAAATTCAAAAACTCGAAGAATGGTCTAAACAGCATCGAGAAGAGGTAGCCCAAACTCTATCACCTGTGTTAGGAATTGACATAGAGACAATGAGAAAGGCAACTAATAGACGTACTTTTGGTATTGTGCCAATTGACGAGAATCTGATAGGATTACAACAACAAGTTGCCGATACATACTATCAATTGAAGTTGATACCCAAACAAGTTAATGTGAGGGATGCAGTATTAACCAAAGAACAATACGCAGCATTTTCACCAAAAATTTAA
- a CDS encoding NADPH-dependent oxidoreductase, whose amino-acid sequence MTNSTELLRSRYGEIPFNPEIAWNDSLETLLSHRSVRSYLSDPLPPGTLELLVAAAQSASTSSNLQTWSVVAVENQERKDELSKLAGNQAHIRQAPLFLLWLADLARIAHVADSRGISNDALEYLEMFVMATIDATLAAQNATVAAESLGLGTVYIGGIRNKPEEVARVINLPSSVYAVFGLCVGYPNPEVPAAIKPRLPQTAILHRETYKLAEQEEAIAHYNEIIKEFYTEQQMNIPGDWSEHSAGRIATVESLRGRDRLREALNNLGFQLR is encoded by the coding sequence ATGACAAATTCTACAGAATTACTGCGATCGCGCTACGGTGAAATCCCATTCAATCCGGAAATTGCATGGAACGACTCCCTGGAAACACTACTATCTCACCGTTCAGTCCGGTCTTATCTATCCGATCCTCTACCACCAGGAACTCTGGAATTGCTAGTTGCAGCAGCTCAATCAGCATCTACCTCATCTAACCTGCAAACATGGAGTGTGGTAGCAGTTGAAAATCAAGAGCGTAAAGACGAGTTATCAAAGCTGGCGGGTAATCAAGCGCACATTAGACAGGCTCCTTTATTCCTACTTTGGTTAGCAGATTTGGCTCGCATAGCTCATGTAGCTGATAGTCGTGGTATATCTAACGATGCGCTGGAATACTTAGAAATGTTTGTTATGGCGACAATTGATGCTACCTTGGCGGCACAAAATGCAACCGTAGCTGCTGAATCCCTGGGATTGGGAACAGTATATATAGGTGGGATTCGCAACAAGCCGGAAGAAGTAGCAAGAGTCATCAACTTGCCATCCTCTGTGTATGCGGTATTTGGGTTATGTGTGGGTTATCCCAATCCGGAAGTACCGGCTGCGATTAAGCCACGGTTACCTCAGACAGCCATATTGCACCGGGAAACTTATAAATTGGCAGAGCAAGAAGAAGCGATCGCTCACTACAACGAAATCATCAAAGAGTTTTATACTGAACAACAGATGAATATCCCTGGTGATTGGTCAGAACACTCAGCCGGGCGGATTGCAACTGTAGAATCTTTAAGAGGACGCGATCGCTTACGGGAAGCCCTCAACAACCTCGGCTTCCAGTTACGTTAA
- a CDS encoding dynamin family protein: protein MVDNIFSNSFDEWFIGDSELVQNESEFNIDLAAEEFDCLESESDLIAVWECEETSDLINTGSEVYNEFDIETINESKSIFEQELTYTHSEYFSENIDENLVIDEQKLVEELEIFSDLYALQSRDYEPVEKNIENKPIQKSSKKADQQINSLVSNTINTNIEKVINAIGDGIAQSVETAVSRSIDTASSNLFSPRDPKDNYKSSEKVPSPKVKELVKEPREDKTSIPLMLHQNQALDVCKYPNVSESVEAINATKPKSPSTLLLENSHDLTEWINPWLHQSLKLAELSQLGSIVDELQSLKNRWLLPGFQLAVVGEINRGKSTLINRLLKRFVVNVDELSSTATFTSVTAGSVNRMEVRFSPKRREARSVEESSWKDLLTVDSTGNDREVFADVQISLDDAWLRSLDIKLIDTPGTGDLNGHRASLICDLLNRSDAVVMVVSAIAPLSMTEATFLKELVMGRHIDCILVVVSHLDEIAKEQRTRLLDHIQGRVAEVSETIPVLPLHPVNDETEAFVMDAVKNQIATMVSKGDRRAWRSQQVARQLADHLCNLIKIGENAIASARIDPVAREQALQKAQAEAQQAEVHWQKIRHELDNRSQQCYLQLQEKILNAKDDLIKVLCSELNLTPNPKLWWERKLPSRVRLEFPILSRKSENFLLKAIARDFEWLQSEVSRAFDIQINWKYAQPLDSVSESLNIDHEPEELEIIDLQRYHLLARIGSSAAMIGGYVFGPPVGIITNLGVGLLSETFVNKTLDEQRRTIEEKLTVIVDEAFDKHCQHISESLHNLYRQLIEDTKRHQSIWESVKNTAIQENAIVGANETLWQQMIESASILKADIITVIQQHYKSA, encoded by the coding sequence ATGGTTGATAATATTTTTTCAAATTCCTTTGATGAATGGTTTATTGGTGATTCAGAATTAGTTCAAAATGAAAGTGAATTTAACATAGATTTAGCCGCAGAAGAATTTGATTGTTTAGAAAGTGAGTCAGATTTAATCGCGGTTTGGGAATGTGAAGAAACCTCAGATTTGATTAATACAGGCTCCGAAGTTTATAATGAGTTTGATATTGAAACTATAAATGAATCAAAATCAATATTTGAGCAAGAATTGACATATACTCATAGTGAATATTTCTCAGAAAATATTGACGAAAATCTAGTAATAGATGAACAAAAATTAGTAGAAGAATTAGAAATATTTTCCGATTTATATGCTTTACAATCAAGAGACTACGAACCTGTAGAAAAGAATATTGAGAATAAACCAATACAAAAATCTAGTAAAAAAGCAGACCAGCAGATTAATTCCTTAGTGTCAAACACTATTAATACAAATATTGAAAAAGTCATAAATGCTATTGGAGATGGCATTGCTCAGTCTGTAGAAACTGCTGTTTCCAGGTCTATAGATACTGCTAGTAGTAATTTATTCAGCCCTAGAGACCCAAAAGATAATTATAAATCTAGTGAAAAAGTTCCTTCTCCAAAAGTTAAAGAATTGGTTAAAGAGCCAAGGGAAGATAAAACTTCTATTCCTTTGATGCTTCATCAAAACCAAGCTCTTGATGTCTGCAAATATCCTAATGTCTCTGAATCTGTAGAAGCGATAAATGCAACCAAACCGAAATCACCATCAACTCTACTTCTAGAAAATTCTCACGACTTAACTGAGTGGATTAACCCTTGGCTGCATCAAAGTCTGAAACTAGCAGAATTATCTCAATTGGGGAGTATAGTTGATGAACTCCAATCCCTAAAAAATCGTTGGCTCTTACCTGGTTTTCAATTGGCTGTAGTGGGCGAAATTAATCGTGGCAAAAGCACTTTAATTAATCGGTTATTAAAACGATTTGTAGTTAATGTGGATGAACTTTCATCTACAGCCACCTTCACCTCAGTTACTGCTGGTTCGGTCAACCGCATGGAAGTGCGTTTTTCTCCAAAGCGTAGAGAAGCGCGATCCGTGGAAGAGTCTTCATGGAAGGATTTACTAACAGTAGATTCAACAGGTAATGACAGAGAAGTTTTTGCAGATGTACAGATAAGTCTGGACGATGCTTGGTTGCGATCGCTTGATATTAAATTGATTGACACTCCTGGTACGGGCGATCTCAATGGGCATCGTGCATCTCTGATTTGTGATTTACTCAATCGCAGTGATGCGGTGGTAATGGTTGTTAGTGCCATTGCACCTTTGAGCATGACAGAAGCTACTTTTCTTAAAGAATTGGTAATGGGACGGCACATCGACTGCATACTTGTAGTTGTTTCCCATCTTGATGAAATTGCCAAGGAGCAGAGAACTAGGCTACTCGATCATATCCAAGGGCGAGTGGCGGAAGTTTCCGAAACTATCCCTGTTTTACCACTGCACCCAGTTAATGACGAGACAGAAGCTTTTGTTATGGATGCAGTAAAAAATCAAATTGCCACAATGGTATCCAAAGGCGATCGCCGTGCATGGCGCAGTCAACAAGTGGCAAGACAATTAGCGGATCATCTCTGCAATTTGATCAAAATTGGTGAAAATGCGATCGCATCTGCCCGCATAGACCCAGTTGCACGTGAGCAAGCTTTACAAAAAGCACAAGCAGAAGCACAACAAGCAGAAGTTCATTGGCAAAAAATTCGGCATGAACTAGATAATCGCAGCCAGCAATGTTATCTGCAATTGCAGGAGAAAATTCTCAATGCTAAAGACGATTTAATCAAAGTGCTTTGTTCTGAACTCAACCTAACACCCAATCCCAAATTATGGTGGGAGCGGAAATTGCCTTCGCGTGTGCGCCTGGAATTTCCAATACTGAGCCGGAAATCAGAGAACTTTTTATTAAAAGCGATCGCCCGTGATTTCGAGTGGCTACAGTCGGAAGTATCACGTGCTTTTGATATACAAATAAATTGGAAATATGCTCAGCCTTTAGATTCAGTTAGTGAATCTTTAAATATTGACCATGAGCCAGAAGAATTAGAAATTATTGACCTCCAACGCTATCACCTGCTTGCAAGAATTGGTAGCAGTGCTGCGATGATTGGTGGTTATGTTTTTGGCCCTCCTGTTGGTATCATTACTAATCTGGGGGTTGGACTTCTAAGTGAAACTTTTGTCAACAAAACTTTGGACGAACAACGACGAACTATAGAAGAAAAATTGACTGTTATTGTTGACGAAGCATTTGATAAACATTGTCAGCATATATCAGAGTCTCTGCATAATTTATATCGTCAATTAATTGAAGATACAAAACGCCACCAATCTATTTGGGAGTCTGTAAAAAATACAGCAATTCAAGAAAATGCCATTGTGGGAGCTAATGAAACACTATGGCAACAAATGATTGAGTCTGCGTCAATTTTAAAAGCAGACATTATTACAGTAATCCAACAACACTATAAATCAGCTTAA
- a CDS encoding dynamin family protein, whose amino-acid sequence MTFTETKTISLDSVIEYNKVERTLVDDLNKLRDFSKKLKLIKSVELIDEVLKRIGERAFSIAIVGEFKRGKSTFINALLGKEILPSDILPCSATLNRVTYGVTPSVKIVFKNGEETQVPIDKLSDYVTKLTPESETTAESIKEAVVSYPIPYCQNNIEVIDTPGLNDDQNMTEVTLSVLPQVDAAIMVILAQSPFSEFERDLLENKLLTNDLGRVIFVVNIWDNYTPEQADRVLQSIRSRIQKYVFARAEEQYGIDSEQYKLYRQKIGEPKVFGLYIKQALEAKQKGDDATLTKSGFREFETALEKFLTQERGVILLQVPANRVIASAKEILSTISIQESALLMKHEEFQVAYQKSVDEIAAIRERQTKELKLIDGAAANVKILVRPLIYELPTKLIKAVEEAIDSTKIEPKELGNKKSLAKKLGAQVSKALQRTSDKLSDEIQSKIQEGIDQEVERLKDFAQSVDQALTNIQMEFDGIEGSPDRKRNGAGEAISAALSTFTGFGGIWAGYRVAGFKGALVGAGASVGTFFLAGIIAGAVGLTAAALWPVVIATGLLSILTGGELAKLVFSGDRVANFRKDYKEKVIQGIKDRINNENLAQKIDQQIADPFEMLKHTLRQEVEAFLDNTQKTLYELNDKRGRNEAMNEAEHQELNHIRTESEKILGNAQRLSDQLVQIMSV is encoded by the coding sequence ATGACATTTACAGAAACTAAAACTATCTCTCTTGATTCTGTTATCGAATACAATAAAGTCGAGCGCACACTGGTAGATGACTTAAATAAATTGCGTGATTTTTCTAAAAAGCTCAAGCTCATCAAATCAGTTGAATTAATTGATGAAGTCCTTAAACGAATTGGAGAAAGAGCTTTTTCAATCGCTATTGTTGGTGAGTTCAAACGCGGTAAAAGTACTTTTATCAACGCTTTACTAGGTAAAGAAATTCTGCCTTCTGATATTTTACCTTGTTCTGCTACACTCAACCGCGTCACTTATGGAGTAACTCCCTCTGTAAAAATTGTGTTTAAAAATGGAGAAGAGACACAAGTTCCTATTGATAAGCTAAGTGATTATGTGACAAAACTAACTCCAGAGTCTGAAACAACTGCTGAATCTATTAAAGAAGCTGTTGTCTCTTATCCAATACCTTATTGTCAAAATAATATCGAAGTAATCGATACGCCAGGGCTGAATGATGATCAAAATATGACTGAAGTTACCTTGTCAGTTTTACCCCAGGTTGATGCAGCTATTATGGTTATTTTAGCTCAATCACCGTTTTCTGAATTCGAGCGAGATTTACTAGAAAACAAATTGCTGACAAATGACTTAGGACGCGTTATCTTTGTTGTGAATATTTGGGATAACTATACACCTGAACAGGCAGATCGTGTACTTCAGAGTATTAGATCTCGTATTCAAAAGTATGTATTTGCTCGTGCTGAAGAACAATATGGTATCGATTCTGAGCAATATAAACTTTACAGACAAAAGATTGGTGAACCTAAAGTATTTGGTCTTTATATCAAACAAGCTTTAGAAGCCAAGCAAAAAGGTGATGATGCTACATTAACTAAAAGTGGCTTTCGAGAATTTGAGACGGCATTAGAGAAATTTCTCACACAAGAGCGAGGGGTAATTCTCTTGCAAGTGCCTGCTAATAGAGTAATAGCTTCTGCTAAAGAAATTCTTTCTACTATCAGCATCCAAGAAAGTGCTTTGTTAATGAAGCATGAAGAGTTCCAAGTAGCTTATCAAAAAAGTGTGGATGAGATTGCTGCTATCCGAGAGAGACAAACAAAAGAACTCAAACTTATTGATGGCGCTGCTGCCAATGTCAAGATATTAGTTCGACCTTTAATTTATGAGCTTCCTACTAAATTAATAAAAGCAGTGGAAGAAGCAATTGACTCAACAAAAATTGAGCCAAAAGAACTGGGTAACAAAAAATCTCTAGCTAAAAAGCTAGGCGCTCAAGTCTCTAAGGCTCTACAACGTACCTCAGATAAATTATCTGACGAGATCCAAAGCAAAATTCAAGAAGGAATTGATCAAGAGGTTGAGCGTTTAAAAGATTTTGCTCAATCAGTTGATCAGGCTCTTACAAACATTCAAATGGAATTCGACGGGATTGAAGGCAGTCCAGATCGCAAAAGAAATGGTGCTGGAGAGGCAATATCTGCTGCTCTGTCAACGTTTACAGGATTTGGTGGGATTTGGGCAGGATACCGTGTAGCAGGATTCAAAGGCGCTCTCGTTGGTGCTGGTGCTAGTGTTGGCACGTTTTTCTTGGCTGGAATAATTGCTGGAGCTGTAGGATTAACAGCAGCTGCACTTTGGCCTGTTGTCATCGCTACTGGACTTTTGTCTATTCTCACAGGCGGCGAACTAGCAAAACTGGTATTTAGTGGCGATCGCGTGGCAAACTTCCGCAAGGATTACAAGGAGAAGGTTATACAAGGAATTAAAGACCGAATCAATAATGAAAACTTGGCACAAAAGATAGATCAACAAATCGCAGATCCTTTTGAAATGCTAAAACATACACTGCGTCAAGAGGTAGAGGCATTTCTTGACAATACCCAAAAGACTTTATATGAACTCAACGACAAGCGGGGAAGAAACGAAGCTATGAACGAAGCTGAACACCAAGAACTCAACCATATCCGTACTGAAAGCGAAAAGATTCTTGGTAATGCTCAGCGACTATCTGATCAGCTTGTGCAGATTATGAGCGTCTAA